A single region of the Streptomyces caelestis genome encodes:
- a CDS encoding sensor histidine kinase — protein sequence MRTTRRTPSAGAEAPPPPVRGRRAHAGPPADEGAEAFPGAAPDGASTRAERWHIRPRTVRAKIVCLLMVPVVSLLALWAHATVTTAQDVARLRQVQRVDAMVRAPVSATVAALQAERTAAVRRATDPSATGTDELEELARRTDRAVAKLRLGENSTVADSEELPAGVARRLEAFVTGAERLRPLRTEVRDRRAGWAEAYDRYTRTISEALGVGGALTGIQDADLGSDARVLLEFSRAAEALAREGALLASARLSGTLTGERLRLFTGAVELRRTLTESALADLRGTERSAWNALADSSAYAGLRDAEDGILAGRPGTNAIKAAPESTWNTVHARVQDGMRTIEDDAARDVAERADPFTRGLLTPAGAAVLLGLAAVAASLVISVRIGRGLVVELVSLRNSALEIARRKLPEAMGRLRAGEEIDIRAEAPPGPAAEDETGQVAEALGTVHRAALRAAVERAELASGISGVFVNLARRSQILVHRQLSLLDSMERRSDDPNELSDLFRLDHLTTRMRRHAESLIILSGAAPGRAWRMPVSLTNVVRAAVSEVEDYARVEVRQLPEAAVVGAAVADLTHLLAEIIENAAQFSPPHTRVRVTGEPVGNGYAVEVEDRGLGMGKEALAEANRRIEQSEALDLFDSDRLGLFVVSRLAARHDIKVHLRTSPYGGTTAVVLVPTALLHTEAAGRSHGAAVQARQPEARAHARVPDDTPHQDTVPDAVPAPADRRALVAPVPPAANTTSHTPPPGVATLRLHRPQEQPEGSDDLPRRVRQASLAPQLREGRPEEPPPSPAPRDDDRTPELVRDRMAAYRDGWTRGGGRQPGRGTSPGPKGSDSFEGDPA from the coding sequence ATGCGTACAACCCGTAGGACCCCCTCAGCCGGCGCCGAGGCGCCGCCCCCGCCCGTGCGCGGTCGTCGCGCGCACGCCGGACCGCCGGCCGACGAGGGTGCCGAGGCATTCCCGGGGGCCGCACCGGACGGAGCGTCCACGCGCGCGGAGCGCTGGCACATACGCCCCCGTACCGTGCGCGCCAAGATCGTCTGCCTGCTGATGGTGCCGGTCGTCTCCCTCCTGGCCCTGTGGGCCCACGCCACCGTCACCACCGCCCAGGACGTCGCGCGGCTGCGGCAGGTCCAGCGCGTGGACGCCATGGTCCGCGCGCCCGTCTCCGCCACGGTCGCCGCCCTCCAGGCCGAACGCACGGCCGCCGTACGCCGCGCCACCGACCCCTCCGCCACAGGGACCGACGAACTGGAGGAACTCGCCCGGCGCACCGACCGGGCCGTCGCGAAACTGCGGCTCGGCGAGAACAGCACCGTGGCCGACAGTGAGGAGCTGCCCGCCGGAGTCGCCCGCCGGCTGGAGGCGTTCGTCACGGGTGCCGAGCGACTGCGTCCGCTGCGGACCGAGGTGCGGGACCGGCGCGCAGGCTGGGCCGAGGCGTACGACCGCTACACCCGGACCATCTCCGAGGCTCTCGGCGTCGGCGGTGCCCTCACCGGCATCCAGGACGCCGACCTCGGCTCCGACGCGCGCGTGCTGCTGGAATTCTCCCGCGCCGCCGAGGCCTTGGCCCGGGAGGGCGCGCTGCTGGCGAGTGCCCGGCTGTCCGGAACCCTGACCGGGGAGCGGCTCCGGCTCTTCACCGGCGCCGTCGAGCTGCGCCGCACCCTGACGGAGTCGGCCCTCGCCGACCTGCGCGGCACCGAACGCTCCGCGTGGAACGCCCTCGCCGACAGCAGCGCCTACGCCGGGCTGCGCGACGCCGAGGACGGGATCCTCGCCGGCCGGCCAGGTACCAACGCGATCAAGGCGGCGCCCGAGAGCACCTGGAACACCGTCCACGCGCGCGTGCAGGACGGCATGCGCACGATCGAGGACGACGCCGCACGTGACGTCGCGGAGCGGGCCGACCCGTTCACCCGGGGACTGCTCACCCCGGCCGGCGCAGCCGTCCTGCTCGGCCTCGCCGCCGTCGCCGCCTCACTCGTCATCTCCGTACGCATCGGCCGCGGCCTCGTGGTGGAGCTCGTGAGCCTGCGCAACAGCGCACTGGAGATCGCCCGGCGCAAACTCCCCGAGGCCATGGGGAGACTGCGCGCGGGCGAGGAGATCGACATCCGCGCCGAGGCACCCCCGGGACCGGCCGCCGAGGACGAGACCGGGCAGGTCGCCGAGGCCCTCGGCACCGTCCACCGTGCCGCGCTGCGGGCCGCCGTCGAGCGCGCCGAACTCGCCAGCGGTATCTCCGGCGTCTTCGTCAACCTCGCCCGCCGCAGTCAGATCCTCGTCCACCGGCAGCTGAGCCTCCTCGACAGCATGGAACGCCGCTCCGACGACCCCAACGAACTGAGCGACCTCTTCCGCCTCGACCACCTCACCACCCGTATGCGGCGCCACGCCGAGAGCCTGATCATCCTGTCCGGAGCGGCCCCCGGCCGGGCCTGGCGGATGCCCGTCTCCCTGACCAACGTGGTCCGCGCGGCCGTCTCCGAAGTGGAGGACTACGCGCGCGTGGAGGTGCGGCAACTCCCCGAGGCGGCCGTCGTCGGCGCGGCGGTGGCCGACCTCACGCACCTCCTGGCCGAGATCATCGAGAACGCCGCCCAGTTCTCGCCGCCCCACACGCGCGTGCGCGTCACCGGCGAACCCGTCGGCAACGGCTACGCCGTCGAGGTCGAGGACCGCGGCCTCGGCATGGGCAAGGAGGCTCTCGCCGAGGCCAACCGCCGCATCGAACAGTCCGAGGCGCTGGACCTGTTCGACAGCGACCGGCTCGGCCTGTTCGTGGTCAGCAGGCTCGCCGCCCGGCACGACATCAAGGTCCACCTGAGGACCTCGCCGTACGGCGGCACCACCGCGGTCGTCCTCGTACCCACCGCCCTGCTGCACACGGAGGCGGCGGGACGTTCCCACGGTGCGGCGGTGCAGGCGCGGCAGCCCGAGGCACGCGCCCACGCGCGCGTGCCCGACGACACCCCTCACCAGGACACCGTCCCCGACGCCGTCCCGGCACCGGCCGACCGGCGCGCCCTGGTGGCTCCCGTCCCGCCCGCCGCGAACACCACGAGCCACACCCCACCCCCAGGAGTCGCCACCTTGCGACTGCACCGGCCCCAGGAGCAGCCCGAAGGCTCCGACGACCTCCCACGTCGCGTACGACAGGCCAGCCTCGCGCCCCAACTGCGCGAAGGGCGCCCCGAGGAGCCGCCGCCCTCGCCCGCACCCCGGGACGACGACCGCACCCCCGAGCTCGTCCGGGACCGCATGGCGGCGTACCGCGACGGCTGGACGCGCGGCGGTGGCAGGCAACCCGGCCGCGGAACCAGTCCCGGCCCGAAGGGCAGCGACAGCTTCGAAGGAGACCCCGCATGA
- a CDS encoding roadblock/LC7 domain-containing protein, translated as MIQDPSTHSARRSGELDWLLDDLVLRVSEIRHAVVLSNDGLAVGASTDLRREDAEHLAAVASGFHSLAKGAGRHFGAGGVRQTMVEMDEGFLFVAAAGDGSCLALLTAVTADIGLVAYEVARLVKRVGEHLGTAPRGGARPPAAG; from the coding sequence ATGATCCAGGACCCGAGCACGCATTCCGCCCGGCGCTCCGGCGAACTCGACTGGCTGCTGGACGATCTGGTGCTCCGCGTGAGCGAGATACGGCACGCCGTGGTGCTGTCCAACGACGGCCTCGCCGTGGGCGCCTCGACCGACCTCCGCCGCGAGGACGCCGAGCACCTCGCCGCGGTCGCCTCGGGCTTCCACAGCCTCGCCAAGGGGGCCGGACGGCACTTCGGTGCCGGCGGTGTCCGCCAGACCATGGTGGAGATGGACGAGGGATTCCTGTTCGTTGCCGCCGCCGGCGACGGATCCTGCCTCGCCCTCCTCACCGCCGTGACCGCCGACATCGGTCTCGTGGCCTACGAGGTGGCACGCCTGGTCAAACGCGTCGGCGAGCACCTCGGCACGGCACCCCGTGGCGGCGCCCGGCCACCCGCCGCCGGATGA
- a CDS encoding class I SAM-dependent methyltransferase has translation MSDDQTRVQEFFTARAADWDSRFPDDGPAYAAAVAGLGLRAGDRVLDAGCGTGRALPPLRAAVGPSGVVLGADLTPAMLREARRAGRDRDGALLLTDIAALPLRSHSLDAVFGAGLISHLPSPAENLRELARVVRPGGVLALFHPIGRAALAARHGRPLTPDDLRAEPNLRPLLAGSGWRMTSYVDEDSRFLALAVRED, from the coding sequence ATGAGCGACGACCAGACGCGTGTCCAGGAGTTCTTCACCGCCCGCGCCGCCGACTGGGACAGCCGGTTCCCCGACGACGGTCCGGCCTACGCGGCCGCGGTCGCCGGGCTCGGACTGCGCGCGGGCGACCGCGTGCTCGACGCGGGGTGCGGCACCGGACGCGCTCTGCCTCCGCTGCGTGCCGCCGTGGGGCCCTCGGGGGTGGTGCTCGGGGCCGATCTGACCCCGGCCATGCTGCGGGAGGCCCGGCGGGCCGGACGGGACCGTGACGGGGCGTTGCTGCTCACGGACATCGCCGCGCTGCCGCTGCGATCGCACTCGCTGGACGCCGTGTTCGGGGCGGGCCTGATCTCGCACCTGCCGAGTCCGGCCGAGAACCTGCGGGAGCTGGCGCGCGTGGTGCGTCCCGGTGGTGTGCTGGCGCTGTTCCACCCGATCGGCAGGGCGGCCCTGGCCGCGCGCCACGGCCGCCCGCTCACCCCCGACGACCTGCGTGCCGAGCCCAACCTCCGGCCGCTGCTGGCCGGTTCGGGGTGGCGCATGACGTCGTACGTCGATGAGGACTCCCGCTTCCTGGCACTCGCCGTCCGCGAGGACTGA
- a CDS encoding MHYT domain-containing protein, whose product MGHLDHAALGWLTPVLSYVMACIGAALGLRCTVRALAATGRSRRNWLVTAASAIGTGIWTMHFVAMLGFSVAGTDIRYDVPLTLLSLLVAMIVVCAGVFAVGYSRDRGRALLIGGLTTGLGVASMHYLGMAAVRLHGDVTYAPVLVGLSVLIAVVAATAALWAALNIKSPVAVTVASLIMGAAVSSMHYTGMFAVSVRVTPSGEALPGATAMQFIFPLAVGLGSYLFLTSAFVALSPTAGEREASASAQRPVESVAR is encoded by the coding sequence ATGGGACACCTGGACCACGCCGCCCTGGGGTGGCTGACCCCCGTGCTGTCGTACGTGATGGCCTGCATCGGCGCCGCCCTCGGGCTGCGCTGCACCGTCCGCGCGCTCGCCGCGACCGGGCGTTCGCGCCGCAACTGGCTCGTCACCGCCGCCTCGGCGATCGGTACCGGCATCTGGACCATGCACTTCGTGGCCATGCTCGGTTTCAGCGTCGCCGGCACCGATATCCGCTACGACGTGCCGCTCACCCTGCTGAGCCTGCTCGTCGCCATGATCGTCGTCTGCGCCGGCGTCTTCGCCGTCGGCTACAGCCGGGACCGCGGCCGGGCCCTGCTGATCGGCGGGCTCACCACCGGCCTCGGCGTCGCGAGCATGCACTACCTGGGCATGGCGGCCGTCCGCCTGCACGGTGACGTCACCTATGCCCCGGTGCTCGTCGGACTCTCCGTCCTGATCGCCGTCGTCGCCGCGACGGCGGCCCTGTGGGCGGCGCTCAACATCAAGTCGCCCGTCGCGGTCACCGTCGCCTCCCTGATCATGGGCGCGGCCGTCAGCAGCATGCACTACACCGGGATGTTCGCGGTGAGCGTGCGCGTGACGCCCTCCGGGGAGGCACTGCCCGGGGCCACGGCGATGCAGTTCATCTTCCCCCTCGCCGTCGGCCTCGGGTCCTACCTCTTCCTGACCTCCGCCTTCGTCGCGCTGTCGCCGACGGCAGGGGAGCGTGAGGCGTCCGCGTCGGCCCAGCGCCCGGTCGAGAGCGTCGCCCGTTAG
- a CDS encoding DUF742 domain-containing protein — protein sequence MTEDMTGAPPEPGSQWYDHEAGPLVRPYAMTGGRTRPGPTGVRFDLIALVTLDPAAPAVDDVPLGPEHRTLLDLCRTETQSVAELAAGADLPVGVVRVLLGDLLEIGCVTVSRPVPPAQLPDERILREVIEGLRAL from the coding sequence ATGACCGAGGACATGACGGGCGCCCCGCCCGAGCCGGGCAGCCAGTGGTACGACCACGAGGCCGGCCCCCTCGTCCGCCCCTACGCCATGACGGGCGGACGCACCCGGCCCGGTCCCACCGGCGTGCGCTTCGACCTGATCGCCCTGGTCACCCTGGACCCCGCCGCACCCGCCGTGGACGACGTCCCGCTCGGTCCGGAACACCGGACCCTCCTCGACCTGTGCCGTACGGAGACCCAGTCGGTCGCCGAACTCGCCGCGGGCGCGGACCTGCCCGTGGGCGTCGTCAGGGTCCTCCTCGGCGACCTCCTGGAAATCGGCTGTGTCACCGTCAGCCGCCCCGTGCCACCTGCACAGCTGCCCGACGAGCGCATTCTGCGCGAGGTGATCGAGGGACTGAGGGCGCTGTAG